The window GGCTCGACAGCATGGAAGACCACGGCTACAAGGGCGCGGGCGACCTCTCGTCCGCGGTGGACGTGGCCCTCGGGTGGGACGCGACCACGGGCGTCGTCAGCGACACCCTCTGGGAGGACGTCGCCGAGAAGTACGCGTTCGACGAGGAGCGACAGGAGTGGCTCCGGGACGTGAACCCGTGGGCGCTCGACAGCATCACCGACACCCTCTTGGAGGCCATCGAGCGCGGTCTCTGGGACGCCGACGAGGAGACCGCCGACCGCCTGCGGGACCTCAATCTCGACGTGGACGGTGACTTGGAAGCGCGTGCTAGCGAGGCGACTCCCGCGGAGGTGACCGGCGATGACGACTAAGGACGGCGACTTCGAGGAGTACGCCGACCTCGGCGCGACAACGTCGAACGCCATGGAGATAGCCGAGACCAGCATGGACCGGGTGCGGGAACTCGTGCCCGACGAGACGCTGGCCGACCGAGTCCGCCAGAAGTCGGTCCACGCCACGGGTGACCCCGAGTTCCAGCACCTGCTGCGGTTCACGGGCACGGACGAGAGCGAACCCGTCCGCGCGGGAGCGCGGGCCGTCCTCGACGAGCGACCCATCGTGACCGACATCACGATGGTCAAGGAGGGAATCACCGGCCGCGGACACGACTGCGAGGTCCGGAAGGCCATCGGCAACGGCGCGGAACTGGCGGCCGAGACCGGGATGACCCGGACCGCCGCGTCGGTGCTCGAACTCGACAAGCGCGGCGTCTACGACGGCGCCATCGCCACGGTGGGCAACGCGCCGACCGCGGCGCTCGCGCTGGCCGACTGCATCGAAGACGGGACTCGCCCCGCGGTCGTGGTCGCCACCCCTGTCGGCTTCGTGAAGGCCGCCGAGAGCCGCGAACGACTGCGCGAGGTCGCGGCGGACCACGGCGTGCCGGTCGTCACCAACGTCGGTCGGCGCGGCGGGAGCGGTCTCGCGGCCGGACTGACGAACGAGTTGATTCACGTCGCCAGCGACGTGCGGGACGGCGAGGTCGACCTCGGCGAGACCGCCGAGAAGTCGAGCGAACGGCGGCGGGACGACGGAGTAGACCTCGAATGAGCGACGACTACGACCTCGATTCGGGACCAGACCCCGCGTCGTTCGCGGCGGCGGAACCGGAGTCGGCCTCCGAGAGCGCGGACGACGCCGCGCGGTCGTTCCGCGCGGTCGGCATCGGACCGGGGAACCTCGACTACCTGACGCCGCGGGGCGAGCGCGCGATTCGGGAGGCCGACGTGGTCGTCGGCTTCGAGACGGTCGTGGAGTTCGTCGCCGACCGGACCGAGGCCGACCTGCTGACCTGCGGCTACGCCGACGAGGGCGAGACGCTGGAGCGGTTCGCCGAGCGCGTGGCCGACGGCGAGACCGGGACCGCGGTGCTGATGGGCGACCCGAACCACTCGGGCTACCAGTTCGTCGGCAAGGTCGAGCGGGCAATCGACCGTCCGGTCCGCGTAGTTCCGGGCATCTCGTCGCTCCAGATGGCCGCGAGCAGGGCGCGGACGCCGATGGAGGACTCGGCGTTCGTCACCCTCCACAAGAGCGGCGACGTGTCGGCCGACCTCGACCGACTCCGGTCGGCGGCGGGCGAGCGACACCTGCTCGTGCTGCCCCGACCGTTCGACTGGATGCCGGGCGACGTCGCGGCGGACCTGCTCGACGCGGGCGCGTCCGCGTCGCTGGAGGCAATCGTCTGCGAGCGCTTGACCCACGACGACGAGGCGATTACGCGGACGACGCTCGGCGACCTCGCCGAGGAATCGGGCGGGACCGGACGGGAGGACACGCCGTTCTCTGACCTCTCGGTGCTGGTCGTCCGGGCGGACTGAACTCTCGTCGCCCCACCCGAGCTTCCCGATAGGTTACGATTCGGCGGCAACCCGTCGGATTCTGCCTAAAGTTCACACATAGCGAACATCCACAATGTCATATTTTCTCGGAACTT is drawn from Halorussus sp. MSC15.2 and contains these coding sequences:
- a CDS encoding precorrin-8X methylmutase, giving the protein MTTKDGDFEEYADLGATTSNAMEIAETSMDRVRELVPDETLADRVRQKSVHATGDPEFQHLLRFTGTDESEPVRAGARAVLDERPIVTDITMVKEGITGRGHDCEVRKAIGNGAELAAETGMTRTAASVLELDKRGVYDGAIATVGNAPTAALALADCIEDGTRPAVVVATPVGFVKAAESRERLREVAADHGVPVVTNVGRRGGSGLAAGLTNELIHVASDVRDGEVDLGETAEKSSERRRDDGVDLE
- a CDS encoding cobalt-precorrin-7 (C(5))-methyltransferase is translated as MSDDYDLDSGPDPASFAAAEPESASESADDAARSFRAVGIGPGNLDYLTPRGERAIREADVVVGFETVVEFVADRTEADLLTCGYADEGETLERFAERVADGETGTAVLMGDPNHSGYQFVGKVERAIDRPVRVVPGISSLQMAASRARTPMEDSAFVTLHKSGDVSADLDRLRSAAGERHLLVLPRPFDWMPGDVAADLLDAGASASLEAIVCERLTHDDEAITRTTLGDLAEESGGTGREDTPFSDLSVLVVRAD